A window of the Desulforapulum autotrophicum HRM2 genome harbors these coding sequences:
- a CDS encoding potassium channel family protein yields MKNSIKQFVVIGLGNFGHYLASSLYGKGNEVLAIDVDPDKVQAVKDQVSQAVIADATQGKILQSLGVSKVDAAVVSIGSMMEASALACMNLKDLGVEHIIAKANSEIHSRLLYKVGASQVIFPEKDQALALAERLHNPNILEYMRFVDGYSIVEFAPAQNFMGKRLKDLDLINRYGIQVIAIKGAVGEQLSMIPTGDFIIQPSDILILLGPNAALDKLERLKE; encoded by the coding sequence ATGAAAAATTCAATCAAGCAATTTGTTGTCATCGGGCTTGGCAACTTTGGCCATTACCTGGCGTCAAGTCTCTATGGAAAGGGAAACGAAGTCCTTGCCATTGACGTTGATCCAGACAAGGTCCAGGCCGTAAAGGATCAGGTCAGCCAGGCCGTCATTGCCGATGCAACCCAGGGCAAGATACTTCAATCCCTGGGGGTTTCTAAGGTGGATGCCGCCGTTGTATCCATCGGATCGATGATGGAAGCATCGGCCCTTGCCTGCATGAACCTCAAGGATCTTGGCGTGGAACATATCATTGCCAAGGCCAACTCCGAAATCCACAGCCGCCTGCTCTACAAGGTGGGGGCATCCCAGGTAATTTTCCCGGAAAAAGACCAGGCCCTGGCCCTGGCCGAACGTCTCCACAACCCCAACATTCTTGAATATATGCGATTTGTTGACGGTTACAGCATCGTCGAGTTCGCCCCTGCCCAAAATTTCATGGGCAAACGGCTCAAGGATCTCGATCTCATCAACCGGTATGGCATCCAGGTCATTGCAATAAAGGGGGCTGTGGGGGAACAGCTATCCATGATTCCGACGGGTGATTTCATCATCCAGCCAAGCGACATCCTAATTCTGCTGGGTCCGAACGCGGCCCTGGACAAACTTGAACGTCTCAAGGAATGA
- a CDS encoding efflux transporter outer membrane subunit: MKNITGFLEQPGSRLKISSGPEQTPAGGIHHRRGSALYTAMVLFVLVTVFMALSGGCVPVGPDYVAPGFNRMPGRWTPEMTGGMSAVPLDSKALASWWIVLDDPVLTGLITRAIDVNLDLRKTRAVLREARARLLISGTDAFPTIKTDASAVRRYQDDESGSSYNAGFDAFWEMDVFGRVQRAREAATADLEADQESMGDVRVSLVAEVALNYIGVRSFQARLAIAQKSLAVQEETLQLTQWQRQAGLTSQLDVEQARSSLEETRASVPDLQTGLGQVMNQLALLLGQYPGTLYKALSVPAPVPVAPMEIAVGVPAEVLRRIPTVRQAERQLAAQTARVGVATAEQYPQFTLNGSIGFDALSIHDLLFESASRIFSIGPAFSWTLFDAGRLRQNIEVQNALTQQAAIEYEKAVLTALKDVEDALVAYGGEQVRRQSLLGASTAQQDALDLARDQYASGMVNFQVVLDAQRSLLSLQNQLAVSNGAVTSDLIRLYKALGGGWTPLSASGATKAH, from the coding sequence ATGAAAAACATTACAGGATTTCTGGAACAACCCGGATCGAGGCTGAAAATATCGTCCGGACCTGAACAGACACCCGCCGGGGGTATCCATCACAGGAGAGGGTCTGCCTTATATACAGCCATGGTATTGTTTGTCTTGGTGACGGTTTTCATGGCGCTGTCCGGGGGCTGTGTCCCTGTGGGACCGGATTATGTCGCGCCCGGTTTCAACCGAATGCCTGGAAGATGGACCCCTGAAATGACCGGCGGGATGTCTGCTGTTCCCCTGGACAGCAAAGCCCTGGCTAGCTGGTGGATCGTTCTCGATGATCCCGTGCTGACCGGTCTGATAACCCGTGCCATTGATGTCAATTTAGATCTTCGTAAAACCCGTGCCGTTCTGCGTGAGGCCCGGGCGAGACTTTTGATCAGCGGTACAGATGCCTTTCCGACGATTAAAACAGACGCTTCTGCTGTTAGACGTTACCAGGATGATGAATCCGGCAGTTCCTATAATGCAGGATTTGACGCCTTCTGGGAGATGGATGTTTTTGGCAGGGTACAACGAGCAAGGGAGGCGGCCACGGCAGACCTTGAGGCGGACCAGGAAAGCATGGGGGATGTGCGGGTGAGCCTTGTGGCTGAAGTTGCCCTGAATTATATTGGGGTTCGTTCTTTCCAGGCCAGGCTGGCCATTGCACAAAAAAGCCTGGCAGTGCAGGAAGAGACCCTCCAGTTGACCCAATGGCAGCGCCAGGCAGGCCTGACCAGCCAGCTGGATGTGGAACAGGCCAGATCCAGCCTGGAAGAAACCCGTGCATCTGTTCCTGATCTGCAGACCGGGCTTGGCCAGGTCATGAACCAACTGGCCCTGCTGCTGGGCCAGTATCCGGGTACCCTTTACAAAGCGCTTTCAGTGCCGGCACCGGTTCCGGTTGCCCCCATGGAAATTGCCGTGGGCGTTCCTGCCGAAGTGCTGCGCCGCATTCCCACGGTCCGCCAGGCAGAGCGTCAACTGGCCGCCCAGACGGCACGGGTCGGCGTGGCTACGGCCGAACAATATCCTCAGTTCACCCTAAACGGGTCAATCGGTTTTGATGCCCTTTCCATCCATGATCTGCTGTTTGAGTCCGCCAGCCGGATCTTCAGTATCGGACCTGCATTTTCATGGACCTTGTTTGATGCCGGCCGCCTACGGCAGAACATTGAGGTGCAGAATGCCTTGACACAACAGGCCGCCATTGAATATGAAAAAGCGGTTCTCACCGCCCTTAAAGATGTTGAAGATGCCCTGGTTGCCTATGGCGGTGAGCAGGTACGGCGGCAATCTCTCCTAGGGGCATCAACGGCCCAGCAGGATGCCCTGGATCTTGCCCGTGACCAGTACGCTTCGGGCATGGTCAATTTTCAGGTGGTGCTGGATGCACAACGGTCGCTGTTGTCATTGCAGAACCAGCTGGCCGTAAGCAATGGTGCGGTCACTTCTGATCTGATCCGGCTTTATAAGGCCCTTGGTGGTGGCTGGACCCCGCTGTCAGCGAGTGGTGCCACAAAGGCCCATTAA
- a CDS encoding efflux RND transporter periplasmic adaptor subunit, which produces MNTILDQKTDQKSEIEKKLGINRSKGAKKGFKVFVIITALFMVALILVAIIWKNAGKSSKIVYETQPARMGDMTVTIEATGTIAPTNQQVDVGSELSGIIKSVAVDYNDQVTTGQVLARLDTEKLNAQVIQSRANLESARARVVQAQATVFEALSKLKRLQMLHELSHQKLPALNDLDVAEAILKRAQADEVSAKAMVSEAQAELDARDTDLSKAEIRSPINGLVLKRGIEPGQTVAASLQAPVLFILAADLHQMELHVDVDEADVGQVKEGQQAIFTVDAFPDRKFPAAITQVRYAAQTVNGVVTYETVLKVDNRDLLLRPGMTATAEIIVEQFKHTLLVPNVALRFEMPVNEIQRPDQNRSVMSMLLPFRRPARQGNRRVRAPLASKNQRSVWILKEGSPVKVPLTIGFSDGEMTAVQSGDIQAGAPLVVDIIGANK; this is translated from the coding sequence ATGAACACAATATTGGATCAGAAAACCGATCAAAAATCTGAAATTGAAAAAAAATTGGGTATCAACCGGTCAAAGGGTGCAAAAAAGGGTTTTAAGGTCTTTGTCATCATTACTGCCTTGTTCATGGTTGCATTGATTCTCGTGGCCATTATCTGGAAGAATGCGGGAAAGAGCAGCAAAATAGTCTATGAAACCCAGCCTGCGCGAATGGGAGATATGACAGTGACCATCGAGGCCACGGGCACAATTGCACCTACCAACCAGCAGGTAGATGTGGGAAGTGAACTTTCCGGCATCATCAAAAGCGTGGCCGTTGATTACAATGATCAGGTAACCACAGGCCAGGTGCTGGCCCGGCTGGATACCGAGAAACTCAATGCCCAGGTCATTCAATCCAGAGCCAATCTGGAATCAGCAAGGGCCAGGGTTGTACAGGCCCAGGCGACTGTTTTTGAAGCGCTCAGTAAATTAAAACGGCTGCAGATGTTGCACGAGTTGAGCCATCAAAAGTTGCCTGCCTTAAATGATCTGGATGTTGCAGAGGCCATTTTAAAGCGTGCCCAGGCAGATGAAGTCAGTGCAAAGGCAATGGTCTCTGAAGCCCAGGCAGAGCTTGATGCCCGGGACACCGATCTGTCCAAGGCGGAAATTCGTTCACCCATTAATGGTCTTGTTCTTAAACGCGGCATAGAACCCGGCCAGACCGTGGCTGCATCCCTGCAGGCCCCGGTACTCTTTATCCTGGCCGCCGACCTTCACCAGATGGAATTGCATGTGGATGTGGATGAGGCAGATGTGGGCCAGGTAAAAGAAGGTCAGCAGGCCATATTTACCGTGGATGCTTTTCCTGACCGTAAATTTCCGGCAGCGATCACCCAGGTGCGGTATGCTGCCCAGACCGTAAATGGTGTTGTCACCTATGAAACAGTCCTCAAGGTTGACAACCGGGATCTGCTGCTGAGGCCGGGTATGACAGCCACTGCAGAAATTATCGTTGAGCAGTTCAAACATACCCTCCTGGTGCCCAATGTTGCCCTACGGTTTGAAATGCCGGTCAATGAAATCCAGCGCCCGGACCAGAACAGAAGCGTTATGAGCATGCTTCTGCCGTTCCGGCGGCCGGCGCGCCAGGGCAATCGTCGCGTCCGGGCACCCCTGGCCAGTAAAAACCAGCGAAGCGTCTGGATCCTCAAAGAGGGAAGTCCGGTAAAGGTTCCCCTGACCATTGGATTCTCAGACGGAGAGATGACAGCGGTGCAATCCGGAGATATTCAGGCAGGTGCTCCCCTGGTGGTGGACATTATAGGGGCTAATAAATGA
- a CDS encoding ABC transporter transmembrane domain-containing protein produces the protein MKIQSFSLGNLDNLKTGELMVRLSSDTSAVQRLVLISLRIGTRAPLIMVGSLILMVNTSLGLALTMVPLLMMSRLSNVWANGMASSKWIYGLISTWFPGFTRSTTAGSPLTKQIS, from the coding sequence GTGAAAATCCAGAGCTTTTCCCTTGGTAATCTGGACAACCTGAAAACCGGTGAACTCATGGTGAGGCTGTCAAGCGACACCAGCGCGGTCCAGCGCCTGGTGCTGATCTCCCTTCGCATCGGCACCAGAGCACCGCTGATCATGGTCGGCAGCCTGATTCTCATGGTCAATACCAGTCTGGGGTTGGCATTGACCATGGTGCCGCTCCTGATGATGAGCCGGCTTTCCAATGTCTGGGCCAATGGAATGGCGTCATCAAAGTGGATTTATGGGCTGATATCAACCTGGTTCCCCGGTTTTACGAGATCAACCACGGCCGGATCACCATTGACGAAACAGATATCCTGA
- a CDS encoding ATP-binding cassette domain-containing protein produces MPQGYQTSLSERAGNLSQGQRQLLAIARAILADPGILILDEAISSVDTRTEIRIQTALLNLMKKRTSFVIAH; encoded by the coding sequence CTGCCCCAGGGATATCAAACGTCTCTTTCAGAACGGGCCGGAAATCTCAGCCAGGGGCAGCGACAACTTCTGGCTATTGCCCGGGCCATTCTGGCGGATCCGGGGATTCTGATCCTGGATGAGGCCATCAGCAGTGTTGACACCCGCACTGAAATCCGCATTCAGACAGCCCTGCTCAATCTGATGAAAAAACGGACCAGTTTCGTGATTGCCCACTGA
- a CDS encoding ABC transporter ATP-binding protein: protein MNPGMPIHDPFCSDEPMIEFRKVTKVYGRDAAAMTALDRIDLKIYDGDFVAVMGPSGSGKSTAMNILGCLDLPTSGSYLFKGIDVVTLSRDQRALLRRHYLGFVFQGFNLLNRTSALENIELPLIYRRVSANERHGRGKRALEAVGLAGRETHTPGELSGGQQQRVAIARAMVTEPAVLLADEPTGNLDTVRSREIMELLCALNRKNGITVLMVTHDPNMAAYARRIVRFLDGKIDSEEINKGTNQ from the coding sequence ATGAACCCTGGCATGCCAATCCATGATCCTTTTTGTTCAGATGAGCCGATGATCGAGTTCAGAAAGGTGACCAAGGTCTATGGCAGGGACGCTGCAGCCATGACGGCCCTGGACCGTATTGACCTTAAAATTTATGACGGTGATTTTGTGGCAGTGATGGGACCGAGCGGATCCGGAAAATCCACAGCCATGAACATCCTTGGATGCCTGGATCTGCCGACTTCGGGCAGTTACCTGTTCAAAGGCATTGATGTGGTAACCCTCTCCCGGGACCAGCGCGCGCTGTTGCGCCGCCATTACCTTGGATTTGTGTTCCAGGGATTTAATCTTCTCAATCGCACGTCAGCCCTTGAAAATATTGAACTGCCCCTGATCTACCGCCGTGTTTCGGCAAACGAAAGGCATGGGCGGGGAAAAAGAGCTCTTGAAGCCGTAGGCCTTGCCGGCCGGGAAACCCATACGCCTGGAGAATTGTCCGGGGGGCAGCAGCAGCGGGTGGCCATTGCCAGGGCCATGGTTACCGAGCCTGCGGTATTGCTGGCAGATGAACCCACCGGCAATCTGGATACGGTCAGGAGCCGTGAAATCATGGAACTGCTCTGCGCCCTCAATCGCAAGAACGGCATAACGGTTCTCATGGTCACCCATGATCCGAATATGGCTGCCTATGCTCGGCGGATTGTCCGGTTCCTTGATGGAAAGATTGATTCAGAAGAGATCAACAAAGGAACAAACCAATGA
- a CDS encoding PEP/pyruvate-binding domain-containing protein produces the protein MLAHDKAAHEHLAILEELYYSPKPWDFQAVVRHYGLLSRAVAAMINALLAICPSRYRDLAAYHRKFDFYVRYILAPPVVDLCPPYTVEFKLGAPSVEESFLGNKASTLFRLAYTLHLPTPRGFVITTNAFHYFLSFNDIETPINEKLATLDIGDTPDLEETASDIEQLIMAATIPQEITKAVKDAMAQLQKQCGAQVKVALRSSAVKEDGKASFAGQYRTLLNVDVADILNSYKQIIAGKYTSHALFYRISRGILDSETPMAVLVLEMIDTLASGVVYTRDITNSRTDQLIICSVAGQGDQLVGGRVSPDVIKTSRCPPYAIVQTIPGTNSPRGTTGGKFHPQTTYTLSHSQQQLSLDEASAQTLARWAMTLEAHFDHPQDIEWCKDQSGNLFVLQSRPLHSPLARIPTIETGSQTIKNKCLSAGGETVCPGTGSGAVYRLEHPSLLQDVPQGAVLVVRHGLPQFVTAMNRLAAAVVETGSRASHFSSIAREFGVPTLVNVYQGFNELAQGHRVTVDADNGRIYDGDVQEPTDGHPPQDNDNPDMAVYRESLFMDKLTFVMDFSTKLRLFDPKSSDFSPQGCRSLHDIIRFVHETAVKEMFLQGHRKGHRKKGARKLISPIPMLFYLLNVGRGVTPHPIKATTLTPDEITSPPMNAILKGLMDPGVHWSQASHFDWETHDRIIMSGGIISADSPRFGSYAVVSRKYVNINFRFGYHFVILDTFCTPAALDNYILFRFSGGGGDHTGRVLRAAFVKGVLTRLGFMVTVRSDLVDAEYRQGSIETMVTILENIGRLLGATKLMDMYIKNTRDVELMVDDFMGGRYDFRNHPQLQQMPTR, from the coding sequence TTGCTGGCCCACGACAAAGCTGCCCACGAGCATCTGGCAATCCTGGAAGAGCTTTACTACTCCCCCAAACCATGGGATTTCCAGGCAGTGGTCAGACACTACGGGTTGTTGTCCCGTGCCGTAGCTGCAATGATTAACGCCCTTTTAGCCATCTGTCCATCCCGTTACCGGGATCTTGCGGCCTATCATAGAAAATTTGATTTTTATGTACGATATATTCTGGCCCCTCCAGTCGTTGATCTTTGTCCCCCCTACACTGTAGAATTCAAACTTGGGGCACCATCCGTTGAAGAATCCTTTCTTGGAAACAAAGCATCAACCCTGTTCCGCCTGGCATACACCCTCCATCTGCCAACACCCCGTGGATTTGTGATCACCACGAATGCCTTTCACTATTTTCTCTCCTTCAATGATATAGAGACCCCCATCAATGAAAAACTGGCAACCCTGGACATCGGCGATACACCTGACCTGGAAGAAACAGCTTCGGACATCGAACAGCTTATTATGGCTGCAACCATTCCCCAGGAAATTACAAAAGCAGTTAAAGACGCAATGGCTCAGCTACAAAAGCAGTGCGGCGCCCAGGTAAAGGTTGCCCTTCGAAGCAGTGCCGTAAAAGAGGATGGCAAAGCCTCTTTTGCCGGGCAATACCGAACCCTCCTCAATGTTGACGTTGCTGACATTTTAAACAGTTACAAACAAATCATTGCCGGAAAATATACCTCCCATGCCCTGTTTTACAGAATCAGCCGGGGTATCCTTGACAGTGAGACCCCCATGGCGGTACTGGTCCTTGAAATGATTGACACCCTGGCGTCCGGAGTGGTGTATACCCGGGATATAACCAATTCCCGTACAGACCAGTTGATAATTTGTTCCGTGGCGGGACAGGGAGATCAACTGGTGGGAGGCCGGGTATCACCGGATGTAATCAAAACTTCAAGGTGCCCCCCCTACGCCATCGTTCAGACCATTCCAGGGACCAATAGTCCCAGGGGGACCACCGGAGGCAAATTTCATCCACAAACAACGTATACCCTTTCCCATTCACAACAACAGCTCTCCCTGGATGAAGCCTCGGCACAAACCCTTGCCCGGTGGGCCATGACGCTTGAAGCCCACTTTGACCACCCCCAGGACATTGAATGGTGCAAGGATCAGTCCGGCAACCTGTTTGTTCTCCAGTCCAGGCCCCTGCACAGCCCTTTGGCCAGAATCCCAACGATAGAAACAGGGTCACAAACCATTAAAAACAAATGCCTCAGCGCCGGGGGTGAAACCGTGTGCCCAGGCACAGGGTCGGGGGCTGTTTATCGCCTTGAACATCCGTCACTATTGCAGGATGTTCCCCAAGGGGCAGTGCTGGTGGTCAGACACGGCCTGCCCCAATTTGTAACCGCCATGAATCGCCTGGCAGCGGCGGTGGTGGAAACCGGCAGCCGGGCCAGTCACTTTTCTTCCATTGCCAGGGAGTTTGGAGTGCCCACCCTAGTCAATGTTTACCAGGGATTCAACGAACTTGCCCAGGGTCATCGGGTCACTGTGGATGCCGACAATGGACGGATATATGACGGGGATGTACAAGAGCCAACGGACGGGCATCCCCCCCAAGACAACGACAACCCGGACATGGCGGTTTATCGGGAAAGCCTTTTCATGGATAAACTAACCTTTGTCATGGATTTTTCAACAAAACTTCGCCTATTCGATCCAAAGTCCAGTGACTTTTCCCCCCAGGGGTGCCGGTCCCTCCATGACATTATCCGGTTCGTCCATGAAACCGCTGTAAAGGAAATGTTTTTACAGGGACACAGAAAGGGCCACAGAAAAAAGGGTGCCCGGAAACTCATCTCCCCCATTCCCATGCTCTTTTACCTTTTGAATGTGGGCAGGGGCGTCACGCCCCATCCCATAAAAGCCACCACCCTGACTCCAGATGAGATCACCAGCCCTCCCATGAACGCTATTTTAAAGGGATTGATGGATCCAGGCGTCCACTGGTCCCAGGCCAGCCACTTTGATTGGGAAACCCACGACAGAATTATCATGTCCGGTGGTATTATTTCTGCGGATTCTCCCCGATTTGGCAGCTATGCCGTGGTATCCAGAAAATATGTGAACATCAACTTCAGGTTTGGTTATCATTTTGTTATCCTGGATACCTTCTGCACCCCCGCAGCCCTGGACAATTATATCCTCTTTCGATTTTCAGGGGGCGGCGGTGATCACACTGGACGGGTGTTAAGGGCCGCCTTTGTAAAAGGCGTTCTGACCCGGCTGGGTTTCATGGTAACGGTGCGATCGGATCTTGTGGATGCCGAGTACCGCCAGGGTTCCATTGAAACCATGGTGACCATCCTTGAAAACATTGGACGGCTTCTTGGGGCCACCAAACTCATGGACATGTATATCAAAAACACCCGGGACGTTGAATTAATGGTTGATGATTTCATGGGGGGCCGATATGATTTCAGGAATCACCCACAACTTCAGCAGATGCCAACACGATGA
- a CDS encoding protein-tyrosine phosphatase family protein yields the protein MPAYPITWITNSISLGHAPMSYEELDSIKAQGIDAIVNLCAEFSDLHEIEMAAGFEVYYLPIWDEDVPEMDAMEKALAWLDEAVYLGKKILIHCRHGIGRTGTFITSYMIRRGMDLKAAKKNLKSSRATPTNYGQWKLLKRYTKQSGVLKIREPSLERDHRVDLSHFFSEYESLVHGIDTVLGTRAGIDGAENGKKPCGKGDHEGCRRSFKMQIMEVIYINSRINRQFASRQRDIFIARSINASKEKNPGCPLNNGSGCAIFEFRPIGCRLYDNHDKTLDHPGIHALVSELSRTVFLALSGQFLPPNTLSFSVADTISGKFVQAYFHHMMALERAKSYST from the coding sequence ATGCCCGCCTACCCGATCACATGGATTACCAACAGTATTTCCCTGGGCCATGCGCCCATGTCCTACGAAGAACTGGACTCTATCAAGGCCCAGGGAATTGATGCCATTGTTAACCTCTGTGCTGAATTCAGTGATCTCCATGAAATTGAAATGGCCGCAGGTTTTGAGGTCTATTATCTGCCCATATGGGATGAAGACGTCCCGGAAATGGATGCCATGGAAAAGGCCCTGGCCTGGCTGGATGAAGCCGTCTATCTGGGTAAAAAAATCCTGATCCACTGCCGCCACGGCATTGGCAGAACCGGCACATTCATCACCTCTTACATGATCCGCCGTGGCATGGACCTAAAGGCTGCCAAAAAAAATTTAAAATCCTCACGGGCCACCCCCACCAATTATGGCCAGTGGAAACTACTCAAACGCTACACCAAACAATCGGGTGTGCTCAAGATAAGGGAACCCTCCCTGGAACGCGACCACCGGGTGGACCTTAGTCATTTTTTTTCAGAGTATGAATCCCTTGTCCATGGAATAGACACCGTCCTTGGGACCCGGGCCGGCATTGATGGGGCAGAAAATGGTAAAAAACCCTGCGGCAAAGGAGACCATGAAGGATGCCGGCGTTCATTTAAGATGCAGATCATGGAGGTCATTTATATCAACTCCCGGATAAATCGTCAATTTGCCTCCCGGCAACGGGATATCTTCATCGCCAGGTCCATTAACGCCTCGAAAGAAAAAAATCCGGGCTGTCCGCTTAATAACGGATCCGGGTGTGCCATATTTGAATTTCGGCCCATAGGGTGCAGACTCTACGACAACCATGATAAGACCCTGGACCACCCTGGCATCCATGCCCTGGTGTCAGAACTTTCCCGCACTGTTTTCCTGGCTTTGTCCGGCCAGTTTCTGCCCCCCAATACCCTCTCCTTTTCCGTTGCCGACACTATTTCCGGAAAATTTGTTCAAGCCTATTTCCACCATATGATGGCCCTTGAACGGGCAAAAAGTTATTCCACATAA
- a CDS encoding ABC transporter permease — protein MIVDTILLALRAIRRNSLRSLLTILGIVIGVAAVITMVTLGKGATLQVTSDISKLGSNMLMVRPGQDVRGGAHEAAPSFDYKDVAAIARDISSVAAVAPTASKNLQAIYGSENWSTSVIGTDNNYFFVRNWEIETGRRFTDNEMKSGTAVCLLGATVYKEIFGSMDPLETSIRLQKLSCKIIGTLKSKGQSSFGSDQDDIVLIPLRTFQRRISGNRDIDAIYLSARDSLSTEKAKLDTERLMRERRRIRTGQDDNFHVRNMQELVSTMTGTTRILTMLLAAVAAVSLLVGGIGIMNIMLVSVTERTREIGIRLAIGAREREVLMQFLVEAVVLSLLGGLVGILLGLATAAVGTQLLHVPFVFDPVITLIAFCFSGAVGIVFGYFPARQAARLNPIDALRHE, from the coding sequence ATGATAGTGGACACGATCCTGCTGGCCCTGCGGGCGATCCGCCGCAATTCCCTTCGGTCACTGCTGACCATTCTGGGCATTGTTATAGGCGTGGCAGCCGTTATTACCATGGTCACCCTGGGCAAAGGTGCCACACTTCAGGTAACTTCAGACATTTCCAAGCTGGGTAGTAATATGCTCATGGTCAGGCCGGGCCAGGATGTTCGTGGGGGGGCACATGAAGCCGCACCTTCGTTTGATTACAAGGATGTCGCAGCCATTGCCAGGGATATCTCCAGTGTGGCAGCCGTGGCACCCACAGCCTCAAAAAACCTCCAGGCCATATACGGCAGTGAAAACTGGTCTACTTCGGTCATCGGTACTGACAATAACTATTTTTTTGTGAGAAACTGGGAAATTGAAACCGGCCGGCGTTTTACGGATAATGAAATGAAAAGCGGAACAGCTGTCTGCCTTCTGGGAGCCACTGTGTACAAGGAAATTTTTGGTTCCATGGATCCACTGGAGACGTCCATCCGCCTGCAGAAACTTTCGTGTAAAATTATCGGTACGCTCAAATCCAAGGGGCAATCCAGCTTTGGCTCGGACCAGGATGATATCGTTCTGATACCCCTTCGTACCTTTCAACGGCGTATTTCCGGCAACCGGGACATTGATGCCATCTACCTGTCTGCCAGGGACAGTCTTTCAACGGAAAAGGCAAAGCTGGACACCGAGCGGCTGATGCGCGAACGGCGACGTATCCGGACTGGGCAGGATGACAATTTCCATGTCAGGAATATGCAGGAGCTGGTCAGCACCATGACCGGGACGACCCGGATTCTGACCATGTTACTTGCTGCTGTGGCGGCAGTGAGTCTGCTGGTCGGCGGCATCGGCATCATGAACATCATGCTGGTCTCGGTCACTGAAAGAACACGGGAAATCGGTATCCGGTTGGCCATTGGTGCAAGGGAACGAGAGGTTCTCATGCAGTTTCTGGTGGAAGCGGTGGTTCTGTCGCTGCTTGGCGGTCTGGTGGGAATCCTTCTGGGCCTTGCCACGGCAGCAGTCGGAACACAGCTGCTCCATGTCCCCTTTGTGTTTGACCCTGTCATCACCCTGATCGCCTTTTGCTTTTCAGGGGCAGTGGGCATTGTCTTCGGATATTTTCCCGCACGCCAGGCCGCACGCCTCAATCCCATTGATGCGCTAAGACATGAATAA